The following are encoded in a window of Streptomyces sp. Go-475 genomic DNA:
- a CDS encoding SseB family protein has protein sequence MYGYDQTAGAQQQYAPPQQPMSGGYGQQPPLYPEPSPPSLADAVRAFTTGQMAAEDFQQVFATSKVYCPRGDNPGFLALHNTQQPVIPMFTTLKELRRYAGKESKYFVITGAEVLDLLPTGYGFVLDMEGEHRMVFDAKAVEQMVEFAMRRMYGG, from the coding sequence ATGTACGGCTACGACCAGACAGCGGGCGCGCAGCAGCAGTACGCCCCTCCGCAGCAGCCGATGTCCGGCGGGTACGGGCAGCAGCCGCCGCTGTACCCCGAGCCGTCCCCGCCCTCGCTCGCGGACGCGGTGCGCGCGTTCACCACCGGGCAGATGGCCGCCGAGGACTTCCAGCAGGTCTTCGCGACGTCGAAGGTCTACTGCCCGCGCGGCGACAACCCCGGCTTCCTCGCCCTGCACAACACCCAGCAGCCGGTGATCCCCATGTTCACCACGCTCAAGGAGCTGCGCCGGTACGCGGGCAAGGAGTCCAAGTACTTCGTGATCACCGGCGCCGAGGTGCTGGACCTGCTGCCCACCGGCTACGGCTTCGTCCTCGACATGGAGGGCGAGCACCGGATGGTGTTCGACGCGAAGGCCGTGGAGCAGATGGTCGAGTTCGCGATGCGCCGGATGTACGGCGGCTGA
- a CDS encoding intradiol ring-cleavage dioxygenase codes for MTERRDEGPHEHDRGLSHDLPVLARRRMIRLMAGASLIPLVGCASREDTPASSSSSPASSSSSAACAEIPEETAGPFPGDGSNGVNVLKESGVVRSDITKSFGDSAGGTAEGVPLTITLTVVDAASGCGTPKKGAAVYLWHCDREGNYSLYSEGVTDENYLRGVQETDDQGRVTFTSVFPGCYSGRWPHVHFEVYGSLADATAATSVTNTSQLAFPKDVCDTVYATDGYDASVRNLSSLSLETDNIFSDGHAQQLATVRGSTGEGYTATLTVPV; via the coding sequence ATGACCGAACGCCGCGACGAGGGCCCGCACGAGCACGACAGAGGCCTCTCCCACGACCTGCCCGTCCTCGCCCGCCGCCGGATGATCCGGCTGATGGCCGGAGCGAGCCTGATACCGCTGGTGGGCTGCGCGTCGCGGGAGGACACCCCCGCGTCCTCCTCGTCGTCCCCGGCGTCCTCCTCGTCGTCCGCCGCCTGCGCGGAGATCCCCGAGGAGACGGCCGGGCCCTTCCCCGGCGACGGTTCCAACGGTGTGAACGTCCTGAAGGAGAGCGGGGTCGTCCGCAGCGACATCACCAAGAGCTTCGGCGACTCCGCGGGCGGCACCGCCGAGGGCGTCCCCCTGACGATCACGCTGACCGTGGTGGACGCGGCCTCCGGCTGCGGCACGCCGAAGAAGGGCGCCGCCGTCTACCTCTGGCACTGCGACCGGGAGGGCAACTACTCCCTGTACTCCGAGGGCGTCACCGACGAGAACTACCTGCGGGGCGTCCAGGAGACCGACGACCAGGGCCGGGTCACCTTCACGAGCGTCTTCCCCGGCTGCTACTCCGGCCGCTGGCCGCACGTCCACTTCGAGGTCTACGGCAGCCTGGCCGACGCCACGGCGGCCACGTCCGTCACGAACACCTCGCAGCTCGCCTTCCCCAAGGACGTCTGCGACACCGTGTACGCGACGGACGGCTACGACGCGAGCGTGCGGAACCTGAGCAGCCTGTCGCTGGAGACGGACAACATCTTCAGCGACGGCCACGCCCAGCAGCTGGCGACGGTGCGGGGCAGTACCGGCGAGGGCTACACCGCGACGCTGACCGTTCCGGTGTGA
- a CDS encoding acyl-CoA dehydrogenase, with translation MGHYKSNLRDIEFNLFEVLGRDKVYGTGPFEEMDVETAKSILEELTRLSENELAESFADADRNPPVFDPETNTAPVPASFKKSYQAFMDSEYWRLGLPEEIGGTTAPRSLIWAYAELILGANPAVWMYSSGPAFAGILFEEGNEVQKHIAKIATEKQWGSTMVLTEPDAGSDVGAGRTKAVQQEDGSWHIEGVKRFITSGEHDMSENILHYVLARPEGAGPGTKGLSLFLVPKYLFDFETGELGERNGVYATNVEHKMGLKASNTCEMTFGDQHPAKGWLIGDKHDGIRQMFRIIEFARMMVGTKAISTLSTGYLNALEYAKERVQGPDLANFMDKTAPKVTITHHPDVRRSLMTQKAYAEGMRALVMYTASIQDAIQIKEAAGEDAATEHALNDLLLPIVKGYGSEKGYEQLAQSLQTFGGSGFLQEYPIEQYIRDSKIDTLYEGTTAIQGQDFFFRKIVRNQGAALNSLAEDIKKFLALGTGGEELAGAREHLAKAAVELEAIVGLMLTDLAATEQDVKNIYKVGLNTTRLLMASGDVVVGYLLLKGAAVAAEKLETASAKDKAFYTGKIAAAKFFAANVLPGVTLARKVAEGVELDLMELDEAAF, from the coding sequence ATGGGGCACTACAAGTCGAATCTCCGCGACATCGAGTTCAACCTCTTCGAAGTACTCGGGCGGGACAAGGTGTACGGCACCGGCCCGTTCGAGGAGATGGACGTCGAGACCGCGAAGAGCATCCTGGAGGAGCTGACCCGCCTCTCGGAGAACGAGCTGGCCGAGTCCTTCGCCGACGCCGACCGCAACCCGCCGGTCTTCGACCCGGAGACCAACACCGCGCCGGTCCCCGCGTCCTTCAAGAAGAGCTACCAGGCCTTCATGGACTCCGAGTACTGGCGCCTCGGCCTGCCCGAGGAGATCGGCGGCACCACCGCGCCCCGCTCCCTGATCTGGGCCTACGCCGAGCTGATCCTGGGCGCCAACCCGGCCGTGTGGATGTACTCCTCGGGCCCCGCCTTCGCCGGCATCCTCTTCGAGGAGGGCAACGAGGTCCAGAAGCACATAGCCAAGATCGCCACGGAGAAGCAGTGGGGCTCCACGATGGTCCTCACCGAGCCCGACGCGGGCTCCGACGTGGGCGCCGGCCGCACCAAGGCCGTCCAGCAGGAGGACGGCTCCTGGCACATCGAGGGCGTGAAGCGCTTCATCACCTCCGGTGAGCACGACATGTCGGAGAACATCCTCCACTACGTGCTGGCCCGCCCCGAGGGCGCCGGCCCCGGCACCAAGGGCCTGTCCCTCTTCCTCGTCCCGAAGTACCTCTTCGACTTCGAGACCGGCGAGCTGGGCGAGCGCAACGGCGTCTACGCCACGAACGTCGAGCACAAGATGGGCCTGAAGGCCTCCAACACCTGCGAGATGACGTTCGGCGACCAGCACCCCGCCAAGGGCTGGCTGATCGGCGACAAGCACGACGGCATCCGCCAGATGTTCCGCATCATCGAGTTCGCCCGCATGATGGTCGGCACGAAGGCGATCTCCACGCTGTCGACGGGCTACCTGAACGCGCTGGAGTACGCCAAGGAGCGCGTGCAGGGCCCGGACCTGGCGAACTTCATGGACAAGACCGCGCCCAAGGTCACCATCACCCACCACCCGGACGTGCGCCGCTCCCTCATGACGCAGAAGGCGTACGCGGAGGGCATGCGCGCCCTGGTGATGTACACCGCCTCGATCCAGGACGCCATCCAGATCAAGGAGGCCGCCGGCGAGGACGCCGCCACCGAGCACGCGCTGAACGACCTGCTCCTGCCCATCGTCAAGGGCTACGGCTCCGAGAAGGGCTACGAGCAGCTCGCCCAGTCGCTGCAGACCTTCGGAGGCTCCGGCTTCCTCCAGGAGTACCCGATCGAGCAGTACATCCGGGACTCCAAGATCGACACCCTCTACGAGGGCACCACGGCGATCCAGGGCCAGGACTTCTTCTTCCGGAAGATCGTCCGCAACCAGGGCGCCGCGCTGAACTCCCTCGCCGAGGACATCAAGAAGTTCCTCGCCCTCGGCACCGGCGGCGAGGAGCTGGCCGGGGCCCGCGAGCACCTCGCCAAGGCCGCCGTCGAGCTGGAGGCCATCGTCGGCCTGATGCTCACCGACCTCGCGGCCACCGAGCAGGACGTCAAGAACATCTACAAGGTCGGGCTCAACACCACCCGGCTGCTGATGGCCTCCGGTGACGTCGTCGTCGGCTACCTGCTGCTCAAGGGCGCCGCGGTCGCCGCCGAGAAGCTGGAGACGGCCTCCGCCAAGGACAAGGCCTTCTACACCGGCAAGATCGCCGCGGCGAAGTTCTTCGCGGCCAACGTCCTGCCGGGCGTCACCCTGGCCCGCAAGGTCGCCGAGGGCGTCGAGCTGGACCTGATGGAGCTGGACGAGGCCGCGTTCTGA
- a CDS encoding TetR/AcrR family transcriptional regulator C-terminal domain-containing protein — MSRSKATEKNPIPSVWTREQRRTDQPALSRDAIVREAIAMLDADGIEALSMRKLGARLNAGATSLYRHVATKDELMELAVDEVAAEIHVPPADSPDWRAAVTEAAGSFRATALRHPWLTLVLGQAGLAYLGPNYMSFSERLAALFTAAGFPEPSRAIDAVFSYVIGMSTTEAAWLTTVARSGESEAEFVARLLPTAQQVSAGYDHLAAAGPETSAQAADPAKLRDDKFAYGLEVVLDGLALRLPG; from the coding sequence ATGAGCAGAAGCAAGGCGACGGAGAAGAACCCGATCCCGTCCGTATGGACCCGGGAGCAGCGCCGGACCGACCAGCCCGCGCTCAGCCGGGACGCGATCGTGCGCGAGGCGATCGCGATGCTCGACGCGGACGGCATCGAGGCACTCAGCATGCGCAAGCTCGGCGCCCGCCTGAACGCGGGCGCGACCTCGCTGTACCGGCACGTGGCCACGAAGGACGAGCTGATGGAGCTGGCGGTGGACGAGGTCGCCGCGGAGATCCACGTCCCGCCGGCCGACAGCCCGGACTGGCGCGCCGCGGTGACCGAGGCGGCCGGGTCCTTCCGTGCGACGGCCCTACGGCACCCCTGGCTGACCCTCGTCCTCGGCCAGGCCGGGCTCGCCTACCTCGGGCCCAACTACATGAGCTTCTCCGAGCGCCTCGCGGCCCTGTTCACCGCCGCCGGATTCCCCGAGCCGAGCCGGGCGATCGACGCCGTCTTCTCGTACGTCATCGGCATGAGCACGACCGAGGCCGCGTGGCTCACCACCGTGGCGCGCTCCGGTGAGTCGGAGGCGGAGTTCGTGGCGCGGCTGCTGCCCACGGCCCAGCAGGTCTCGGCCGGCTACGACCACCTGGCGGCCGCGGGGCCCGAGACCAGCGCGCAGGCCGCCGACCCCGCGAAGCTGCGCGACGACAAGTTCGCCTACGGCCTGGAGGTCGTCCTGGACGGCCTGGCGCTGCGCCTGCCGGGATGA